The genome window CCATACGTGCTTTTCCTTCACCATCCTCCTCAATCGAGGTCTTTGCATGACGTTACCACTCAACTCCGGCGGCTCGCCGTCGCCTCCATTGCCCACGACCGGATGGCCGTGGGGCCAGATCGCCATTCTGCTGTTCGGCCTCAGCATGGCCCTCTCGTTTCTCAATGACGCCTCCCGCCATCTGACGGGTCGGGAAGTCGATGCGATTGTCGGATTCGCTGGACTGCTCGTTCTCACGGGAGGGGGCCTTGGAATCTTCGCCCTCTGGAAGGCCTGGCGGCTTCGCTCCACAGGACACCGGCTCACGCGATTGAAGAGACTGACGCAGGTCAATCGCGGTGTCTGGGGACTGGTCCTGGGGCTGACGGCACTCTCCGTCCTCGTCCCGGGGTTCCGCGCGGCGTCATCGGCCTCGCGACAGGGCCATCCCGGCCCTCCGTCCGGAAGACTGCGAGTCATCTCCTCTCCCAACGGCGCCATCGCGATGAAGGTGCCGGAGGAATGGACGGACTATCCGCGTGAACTGCTCGCCTCTAACGCATTTGGCGCCATCGACCCGACGCAGCAAATGGGAGTCGCGGTCTTCGTCGAGGATCGCCGCAATCTGGATGCAAAAAGCGCCCAGGAGTATGCGACGCTCGTTTCGAGTCGGTTCTCCAGGGCCTTCGACAAAGTCGAGCTACTCGAAGCGACGATGTCGTCTCGCCCTGGAGATCCTGAGTTGCAGGAGTATGTCGACGCCACTAAGGACGGGGAACGAATGCGGTTCTTGCTCGCCTACGTCATCCGGCCCTCACTCTTCATCCAACTGCGGGCTTGGGCTCCCCCGTCGGTCTTCGAACAGAACGAAGTCCAACTGGCGGAGATCCTGAGATCGGTCCATTACCCGGGCGGCGAACTGCAGCTCCGTGACCTTTCAGCCTCGCCCCCCTGACCGCCATCCGCCCGCCCTCACGTCTGGAGGTCGCGGAACCGACCTGATCAGGATCCAGCAAGGCACATGGGCCCTACGGGCAATCGCCGGTGCTCATCGTATTCGGGGTATCCGCCCGAGATCCGTTCACTAACCCATCACCCTCGTATCGCTGAGGTTCAAATGACAGAGGTAAGTCGTCCGAACGAGGCGTCAGAAGGCGAGTGGGACTGGATTCAAAAGCCGTGGCCCTGGGGCCAGCTGGCTTGGATTCAGTTGGGCCTGTCCTTCCACCTCCACCTGGCGTCTCAATGGCTCGTTCCGAAGGAGAGTCCTTTCTATCAACTGCTCGCACCATCGATGACGATCCTGGGCCTGACTGGGCTTGCAACAGGAGCGTTCGCACTCTGGAAATCCCGGCAGCTCGAGCGATCTGGCGCCTCTCTTCCAACGTACAAATGGGCGGACAGGACGCTGTTCTTCCTCGTCATCTGGCTCATGGTTCTGTTTGCCTTAGATTCTGCAAGAAGCTCTCGGAACCTACGACCGCCCGCCGTGGATCCGGAGCCAGTCGTTCAGCCGAACGCCGGCAGCAAGCCAGTTCTTCAAACGAGCGACAACAAGTTCGAAGTCGACGTTCCTGTCACTTGGATCGAGTCGTCGCCGAATCGCTCGCAGCCCGTCGATGTCTCCAGGTCTGATCCATCAGGCAAGTTTGGAGTCGGACTGCGTTCGCAGCCGCGGACGGAGCTTCAAGTCCGCAATGCGGCCGAGTTTGGACTGGCACAATTCGAAGCGTTCTCGAAGGCCTTCGATCAAGTGACAGTTCTGGATTCGACGGCGTCGATGCGTCCGGGGCGTCCGCCGTTTCAGCAGACGGTCGAGACCGTCCATCAGGGTGTCCGAACCCTCTTCATCTTGTCCTACCAGGAGTCCGAGAAAGCCTTCATTCAATTGAGCGTCTGGGGACCGCCGGACGAAGTGGAGGTTCTCCGAGAGATTCAGCGCCCCATCTGGGAGAGCCTCCGAGAAGTTCGCTAGTCGTCTATCGGATCGATCGCGACGACTCGTCTCTGATCACTCATTTTTGCAGGATCGCTGTTGGGCGGTCGTGATTCCCTGAATCGCGGCTGCCTTTTTGTTTGCGCCATCAATTCCTCAAAGGAGCTCTCATGCCCTCTGTCTCGACGGACGAACCACAACCGGCCTCGTCCAACAGTTCCCGAGCCTCACAGCGACTCCGCACGACGATGGCCGCCACCCGCGTCAGCTTCACCTGGATGGGAGTCCGCAAGGCCCTCAGCCAGGAACAGAAGGCGCAGGCGGCCGATCAGTTCGACGCGGAAGCGAAGTACGTCTCCGCCAGCAAGAAGCTCCTCGACACCCAGCATCCGCAGTTTCGGGCAGTGACGGGCGTCCGAGGCAAGATTGTCCAGTTCTGGAAGTCCCAGACTCTGCCGTATCCCGAACCCGGTGTCCGGCTCATCCCGCAGAAGGCGATCGGACGGTTCGACGAGGTCCTCAGCGAGTACCGAGGCGAACTGAACGATGCCGTCGTGGGACTCGACGACGTCTACTCGGAGCTGCGAAGTGCGGCCCGTAACCGCCTTGGTCGCCTGTTCAATGCCTCCGACTATCCGGTTTCGCTGCGGGACGAGTTTGCGGTCAGCTGGGACTTCCCGGCAGTCGAGCCGCCGAACTACCTCCAGCAGCTCAACCCGGCCCTGTACGAGCAGGAGAGTCTGCGCGTGCAGGCCCGCTTCGATGAGGCGGTCCAACTGGCCGAACAGGCCTTCCTCGACGAGCTGTCCAGGCTCGTCGAGCACCTCACCGAGCGGCTCTCCGGATCCGAAGACGGCAAGCCGAAGGTCTTCCGGGACTCGGCCGTTGAGAACCTCAGCGAGTTCTTCGATCGCTTCCGCCGGCTGAACATCCACTCCAGCGACGAGCTCGACGCCGTTGTCGAACGGGCTCGGAATCTGGTGAGTCAGGTTCAGCCGCAGCAGCTCCGCGACGATGCGCCTCTTCGCAGCCGCATGGCGTCGCAGCTCGCGAACGTCCAGGCCTCGCTCGATGGCCTGATGGTCGATCGGCCTCGCCGCTCGATCATCAGGCCCGCCCGGCCGGAGTCGACGTGATGGAGGTGCTTATCCATCACGACGGCAACGTAACCACGCTTTACGACGAGACTCTCGATCTCAGACCGCTCGGCCGCCAATCCATCGAACGGGCTAGCCAAGTCGAGCCGGATCACGAGGGCCGCTGGACAGCGCAGCTGATTGGAGGACCCCGGTTGGGGCCCTTTGATCGCCGGTCCGACGCCATCGCGGCCGAGATCGCCTGGCTGGAAGCGAACCGTCTTTCCGGCGGGTGAGCCAGCCCGAAGTCGGATGCGCACGCTCTCGAACCATCACACGCCGCCCGCGTTGGGCGGCGTTTTCTTTTTGGCCTGCAACGGAGCCCACATGTCCCTACGTCAGACCTTTGAAGACTGCGCCGTGCAGTCGATCGCCGAAATCCTGGAGGAGAACCTGCCCGGTGAGCAGCAGGACCTCGACCGGGAGATCTCGCGTGCAACGGGCGACAGCCCGCAGACGATCGGCCAGCACGGCTTTGTGCGGTTGAGGTCGTTCCCCGTCGAACGGGATCCCGAGGACCTGATCGTCGATTGGGACGCGCTCGACCTGGAACGGAATGTTCCCATCGCACCCTAATCGCGGGGCCACCGGCGGCTGATTGCCGCCCAGTTGCCACGCATGACATTGCTGCAATCGCTCGTCATGCCGCTCGAAGTCGGGCGGCTCCTCGCACAACTCAGAAGGAGATTCGTTTGAGTGCTCGTCAGAAACTGAACAATGCCCACGTCAATGGAGCTCTGATCGTCGCGGCCCTAATCGGGACAGCGAGCGGCTCGTGGGCCGTCTTCCTCCTTACCGCTCTCACTGGGCTAGCGATGGCTCTTCATTCGGGAGCGATCCGCTTGGGACCACGCAACAGACGCGATCGTTGACCCGAACTGAGCCCGACTCTTACGCGAACTGGATTATCCTCCACTTCGTACCGTCGGAGTGCCCCCACCGTACGGTGGGGGCACTCTGGCAAACGTTTAGCTATCAGCGACGTTTATGAAGCGAGCTCACAGCTCTCCTTTGAAGGATGCGAGATCCACTTCAGAGTGCGAAGAACGCACCGAGTTCAAGATCAATGGGACCTCCGCCAACCGCGAACTGTCTTTCGGTCGTGCCGAACTTGCGACGTGATCCGGTTGTAACGGCTTCTCGACGCGCATTCCCCGTACTGCGGTCAGCGGATCTGAGCTGCGCCACATTGATCCGACGTCGATCGTCGAAAAATAGGGGTGAAACGGACTCTGTACCTCACGGATGAGGCGGCGCGGTGAACTGGCGGTTGAGAATTGCCGGGTGTGCATTCTCCATCATTTGCCTCCTGCAAATGATGATGCCCTGCCATTGCGCGAACCACATCGCCACCGAAACTCAATCGGGAGGATGCAGTTGCTGCGGGGCGTGTGATCACGTGTGCCCGTCCTCGGACGACGCCTGCAAGGCTGGCAAAGAATCTCAGAAGCACGAGGCTCCAGCACCTTGTGAGAAGTGCGCCAAACGGCCTTTCGTCGCTGCGTACAAGATTGAAACCGGCTCGGAGAATGTGGACGGGGCGATCTCGGTAACGCTCCACACCGAGTTCCGCCTGTCCGTCGGCCACTACGAACCCCTTGCAGTTCGCTCGGCATGGTTGGACATCGTCATTGAGGCGAGGTGCACGCAGAGGATGCAGGTTTAGAAGGGACAAACGGCTGTCTCAACCGTTCCTGTCCCTCTTCTCGCATCTCCACAGGTCCCTCAATGTCTCCCTCTTCTGCCGCTCATGCGGCCTTGATTTCTCTTTTGCTGGCAGCCGCAAGCGGCTGCCGGACAAACGGCATCCCTCTTTCGGCTTACCGGGCGGAAACGCCCGCAACACCTGTTGCCGCATCTGCTTCCGAAGACGCGCCGGCCATCCCTTCGTCCGATGTGCAACTGACCGCAGCCGAGGAACTGGTTAAGGACTCGGCCGTCCCCAACCTCGAAGCGGTGGAGGTCCTGGACCTCGCGACACTTGAGCAGTATGCCCTGGAAAACAACCCTGCGCTGAAGCAGGCGAATGCCTCGGTCGCGAAGGCCGTTGGCTTTCGTGACCAGGTGGGGCTCTATCCCAATCCGACGGCGGGCTACAACGGCACGCAGCTGGCCGACCGTGGAACCGATCAGCACGTCGGTTTCATCGAACAGGAGATCGTCACGGGGCACAAGCTCCAGAGAAACCGGCTGGTTTTGGCGCAAGAGGTCCAGGCTCAACTCTGGCAGGCGGAAGCAACACGGCTTCGCATCGTGACCGATGTCCGGACTCGCTTCTACGAGACATTGGCGGCCCAGGAGCGTGTTCGGCTCGCCCGCGAGTTCGAAAGCGTCGCAGCCGAAGGTGTTCAGGCTGCCCGGAAGCGAATCGATGCGTTGGAAGGGAGCCGCCCCGAGCTGCTACAGACTCAGATCCAGCAAAGTGAGATCCAGCTACTGAAGCAACGGGCCGAGATCGCGTATCTCGCCTCGTGGAAATCCCTCTTCGCTGTCATCGGGACGCCGTGTGAATTCAATCGGGGCCTGGCGGGAAGCCTGGAAGTTCCCCTCGAAGAGCAGGACTGGGAAGCAACCTATGGTCAGTTGGCCGAGGTGAGCCCGGAAGTCCGGATGGCGTGCTCGCGTGTCGCGCGGGCACAAGCCAACCTCGAACGGCAGCAGGTGCAACCGATTCCCAATCTCGCCGTGATGGTCGCCGGCGGGTATGACAAAGGGACTGGATCCGAGCTGATCAACACCCAGGTCGGCGTGCCGATCCCCCTGTTCAATCGAAACCAAGGCAACATCGCGGCCGCCTGGGGCGAATATTGTCGGGCCACCCAGGAGTTGCAGCGGGTCAAACTCGCGTTGCGGACGCGGCTCCTGGAAGCGGGGCGAACCTACGATTCCGCCGCGGCGCAGGTCCGCCGATACGACGAAGACATTCTGCCGATGGCCAAGGAGGCTCTGACCCTGGCTGAGCAATCCTTCCGTGCGGGAGAGATGGAGTTCCTGCAGGTCCTCATCGTTCGCCGAACCTTCTTCGATTCAAACCTGCAGACGGTTCAGGCCCGGATGGAGTTCGCCCAAGCCTCAGCATTGGTCGACGGACTCCTGCTGTCCGGGTCGCTGTCGGAATCGACCGACACCGCCGCGGATGACGGGTTGCGTGGTCAAACTCTCGGCGGACAATGACGTCCGCGGGACGACAGCGTGACATCGATATGACGCAAGACGGCGGGCGCGGGCGGTGTCACCGAATGGGTGAAACCGCCCTTCCTGCCCCGGTTTGCGCTCATACTGCGCCTCGGTGTGCATCGTCCGCATGACAATTGCGGATTGATCATCAGCCGCGATTCTCATGTTGAACTTCATCTTGACCCGATAACGTTGGACAGCAAAGATTAGTTGGCCAGGATGTCCCGGGGGTTTCTGTGAACGTGCTCGTCCAGTCCACAATGATCGCCGTGATGCTGTTGCACAGCATCTGGGGTTGTTGCTGGCATCACGATCACGACCATAGTTCCTGCACATCGGCCGTCGGGCATGCCGCGGGCCACGCGTCGCACTCGCATGATTGCGGGCACTCAGACGCTGAGCATTCGCACGACTCCGAAGATCCTTGCGATTCGCCGGACCATCCGCATGTTCCCTGCGACCATGACGAGTGTGTCTATCTGCTTGTGAAGGCAGCCGGCGTTCCGGCATCCTTGGACGTGGCCACGATTGCGTGCTTTGATCGCGTGTGGCCGATTCGGAGCTTCGCGGAAGTCCATCGCTGTATTGAGACTGCGGTGACGTCTTCCCGTTCATTCACTGCTCTAGATTCCTGCGCGCTCTTGCAGGTCTGGCGCGTCTAGAACGCGCTCATTGCTTCTGTCGGGCGTGCCCGGCTTGACGCTGTCCGCATGCGTTCGAGCCGATTCATGGCCCTGCCCGGGATATCGCTGATCTCTTTGCGATAACGGCTGCGCGCGACTCTGACGTGCCTCGCCCTTCCCTTTCCGTCTACTTGGACGACCGGTCCTGTCATGAAACGCCCATTCTCCGCGCTGAGCGTACCGCTCGCGCTGGCCCTTCTCTGTGTCATCCTTGTCTCACTGGGATGGGTCACCCGCAATACCTGGCTCCCGGCCATGCGCTCGCAGTTCGAGTCGTTCTCCAAGGCCCCGTCGGCTTCAGAGGGCGATGTCGAACACGCGGCGCACGAGGACCACCCCGGTCACGACGAAGCGACCTCGCTTGAGCTGTCACGACAGGCTCGGGAGAACCTGGGGCTGAGCTCTGCGTTCGTTCGTCCGATTGAACTCTCCACCTTTCGAAAGACGGTTTCCGTACCGGCTCTGATCGCGGAACGCCCCGGCCAGACCAAGACGATCGTGTCGACACCCATGACGGGGGTCGTGACCAAGGTGGCCGCCTTTCAGGGAGCCGCCATCGAACCGGGAACGATGCTCTTCAGCATCCGTCTGACGCACGAGGACCTCGTCCAGTCGCAGACTGAGTTCGTTAAAACACTTGGAGAGTTGGATGTCGAGAATCGGGAAGTTGCCCGACTCGAAACCGTCGCTCAAAGCGGGGCGGTCGCCGGAAAGACGCTTCTGGAACGACAGTACAGCCGGGAGAAACTCGAAGCTCTCCTGAGAGCCCAGAAGGAGGCGCTCCGGCTCCACGGGCTCTCGGAACGGCAAGTTGAACAGATCGTCAAGGACCGGCGATTACTCAGCGAGCTGCGGATTGTGGCTCCAGGTGGTCCCCAGGGGCGGTCAGACGAACTGCAATTGTCGGAGAAGCTCCCCTCGGGCGCGGTCGCGGCCTTCGATGGCGAGATCTCATCCTCTCCCGATGGCGGCGCACCTTCGACACCGAACGTCGCCGGCCCGCTCATCGTCGAAGAAATCCTCGTACAGCGAGGACAGTCGATCGAGCAGGGGGCCCAGTTGTGTTCGCTTGCGGATTATTCCCGCCTGTACATCGAAGGACGGGCCCTTGAGCAGGACGGCGCCGTGATCAATGCGGCACTGGCCAAGAGCTGGACGATCCAGGCTGTCTTTCCGGACGGGGCGACGATCGGTGACCTGCCGCTGGCCTACGTGGCGAGCGAAGTGGATCCCGAGTCCCGGACGCTGAAGTTCTACGTCGACCTGCCGAACAAGATCCTGCGCGACTCGCGGAGTGTCGACGGGCAACGATTTGTCTCCTGGAAGTTTCGCCCGGGGCAAAGGCTCCAGCTCCGTGTCCCCGTCGAGGAGTGGCCCGATCAAATCGTCGTTCCCGTGGACGCCGTGGCTCAGGAAGGGGCGGAGTCCTATGTCTTCCAGCAGAACGGGCAGCACTTTGACCGGGTCGGCGTGCGCGTTCTCTACCGCGACCAGACCTCGGCCGTGATTGCCAATGACGGCTCCCTCTTTCCCGGCACCGTGGTGGCGTTTCGCAGCGCCCACCAGATGCAGATGGCACTTAAGAACAAAGCTGGCGGGGCGATCGATCCCCACGCCGGGCACACCCACTGAGCGGCAGCCCCACCAGACCGTCCGCGACTGTGGACCAGAGGATCTTTCATGCTCAATGCCATCATTCGTTTCGCCCTGCATCAGCGCCTGCTGACGATGGCCCTGGCCCTGTTCCTGACCGGATATGGGACCTGGGTCGCCCTGCAGATGCCGATCGACGTCTTTCCCGATCTCGACCGGCCGCGCGTCGTCGTGATGACCGAGGCTCCGGGGCTGGCTCCGGAGGAGGTCGAGACGCGGATCACGTTCCCACTCGAAACGGCGCTGAACGGAGCGAACGGTGTTCAGGCCGTCCGGAGCACTTCGGGAATCGGCCTGTCGGTCGTTTACGTCGAGTTCGATTTTGGCACGGACATCTACATCGACCGGCAGATCGTCGCCGAACGCCTGGCGGCCGTCGGCGAGAACATGCCGCCGGGGGTCCGCCCTCAGCTCGCGCCGATCTCGTCGATCATGGGCCAGATTCTTGTTCTGGGGATGTGGAGTGAGGACGGTGCCACGGACCCCATTTCTCTCCGCACGCAAGCAGACTGGGTGTTGCGGCAACGCCTTCTGACGATTCCGGGAGTCGCGCAGGTCTTCAACATGGGAGGAGGTCGAAAGCAGTTTCAGGTGCTGGTCGACCCTGATGCCATGATCCAGTACGGCGTCAATCTGGGTCAGATTCGTGAGGCGCTTCAGCGAAGCAACGAGAACGCGACAGGTGGCTATCTCGATCAGCAGGGGCCGAACGAATTGCTGGTCCGCGGCCTGGGCCGTTTGCAGACGATCGAGGACATCCAGAAGGTCGTCGTCACGATTCGAGAGAGTCGGCCGGTGGCCCTGGCGCAGGTGGCTCGGGTCGTTGAGGCTCCGCAGGTTAAACGGGGTGACAGTGCCGCGTTCGTTCGGGAAGCGGACGGCAAGAGCTCCGGTGGGCCCGCGGTCGTGATGACGATCAGCAAGCAACCCGGGGCCGATACGCGGGCCATCACGGAAGCGATTCTGAAAGCGGTCGATGACCTGCGTCCTTCGCTTTCCAAGGATATCCGGATTGCGCCGCTGTACAGCCAGAAGGAGTTTATTGACCGGGCGATCGAGAACGTGATGGAGGCCCTCCGAGACGGCGGGATCCTGGTCGTCATCATCCTGTTTCTGTTCCTGATGAACTTCCGGACGACGTTCATCTCGCTGACCGCCATCCCGCTCTCGCTGGTCATGACGGCGGTCGTCTTCAAGATCACCGGCATGTCGATCAACACCATG of Planctomyces sp. SH-PL14 contains these proteins:
- a CDS encoding TolC family protein, translating into MHAEDAGLEGTNGCLNRSCPSSRISTGPSMSPSSAAHAALISLLLAAASGCRTNGIPLSAYRAETPATPVAASASEDAPAIPSSDVQLTAAEELVKDSAVPNLEAVEVLDLATLEQYALENNPALKQANASVAKAVGFRDQVGLYPNPTAGYNGTQLADRGTDQHVGFIEQEIVTGHKLQRNRLVLAQEVQAQLWQAEATRLRIVTDVRTRFYETLAAQERVRLAREFESVAAEGVQAARKRIDALEGSRPELLQTQIQQSEIQLLKQRAEIAYLASWKSLFAVIGTPCEFNRGLAGSLEVPLEEQDWEATYGQLAEVSPEVRMACSRVARAQANLERQQVQPIPNLAVMVAGGYDKGTGSELINTQVGVPIPLFNRNQGNIAAAWGEYCRATQELQRVKLALRTRLLEAGRTYDSAAAQVRRYDEDILPMAKEALTLAEQSFRAGEMEFLQVLIVRRTFFDSNLQTVQARMEFAQASALVDGLLLSGSLSESTDTAADDGLRGQTLGGQ
- a CDS encoding efflux RND transporter periplasmic adaptor subunit, producing MKRPFSALSVPLALALLCVILVSLGWVTRNTWLPAMRSQFESFSKAPSASEGDVEHAAHEDHPGHDEATSLELSRQARENLGLSSAFVRPIELSTFRKTVSVPALIAERPGQTKTIVSTPMTGVVTKVAAFQGAAIEPGTMLFSIRLTHEDLVQSQTEFVKTLGELDVENREVARLETVAQSGAVAGKTLLERQYSREKLEALLRAQKEALRLHGLSERQVEQIVKDRRLLSELRIVAPGGPQGRSDELQLSEKLPSGAVAAFDGEISSSPDGGAPSTPNVAGPLIVEEILVQRGQSIEQGAQLCSLADYSRLYIEGRALEQDGAVINAALAKSWTIQAVFPDGATIGDLPLAYVASEVDPESRTLKFYVDLPNKILRDSRSVDGQRFVSWKFRPGQRLQLRVPVEEWPDQIVVPVDAVAQEGAESYVFQQNGQHFDRVGVRVLYRDQTSAVIANDGSLFPGTVVAFRSAHQMQMALKNKAGGAIDPHAGHTH